In a single window of the Littorina saxatilis isolate snail1 linkage group LG5, US_GU_Lsax_2.0, whole genome shotgun sequence genome:
- the LOC138966063 gene encoding uncharacterized protein, with protein MAGMTMDSGIAPLEPSPEDFASILYAEPGALGLIANIMAGLTVAVENMLFPPFSTVSLAIAGAHLIIFGGFLQLIAGFLCFRRFEHLTGTAYVVFAALWSVVGVNHILTPFLQAEDLSRGIMPGLLGFMLVSVVLCLCAITVNYLMPPVLIAILCALIFECVGTFFLWGRRVAAGFEIIIVLSSFYAVIVMTLKGVSQRYILPGFGNAIFDPLLVPTTASASARRIERKKNTIYAEPMGMGYLGNVVPAAVLVFHHLGYFQDFRPAMAMFLFSVLCHILASFYAFLRHDFFHAVQFAVYFVFWMSRGILQLFMSLDGFQNVALVWRINFYGQWAIIFLLIVITFSSIIFARVVFFYNLYFVFVAIMSVDHIPVFAHNFTFGVPAAVLAIVSLYLGMAHLENSIAEKPVMWLGSELVNEVTLTKFLDRIMSRFQPSNKKNDYTEEITMDLKTVDTLGWVGSSVALICLSALEASNGVLPISWILVAGVFMHLYAARLAYAAGTLAKAYVMTVLASFWAIWATFLISPALAVNLQGASITVLVLWTVAMAMTPTFHKVWMPFALFMELCCIAQAVTMYNREPAWMILVTGILAGVVAMYAAAAEIINTTLMANCIPVGEPILVEKITDNGGDPCALFSSRRSSNLRRVVRMLDEGKVVGVPTDTVYAIGASCKHPESILRLYNVKGRPPEKPICLCLSSLDQLEAANPPFSPLLWNFMRRCYPGGISCVVPKGDWLKRLGLGEAIQYVGTAESICIRVPDCSVLCYMVSLHGPIAITSANISGAEDSTHHSMVITTLGDKLDAIVCDGDSNETVASTVVDCTHIDESGIAYFREGCTPKEYVDELFQEAKSDNDNKSSRVEMTDIINSNDKARS; from the exons GCGCTCATCTGATCATATTCGGAGGGTTTCTACAGCTGATAGCGGGCTTCCTGTGCTTCCGACGGTTCGAGCACTTGACCGGCACAGCCTACGTGGTGTTCGCTGCCCTGTGGTCAGTGGTGGGGGTCAACCACATCCTCACCCCCTTCCTCCAGGCTGAAGACCTCAGTCGTGGCATCATGCCGGGGCTGCTGG GGTTCATGCTGGTGTCCGTGGTACTGTGTCTGTGCGCCATCACAGTGAATTACCTCATGCCTCCTGTGCTCATCGCCATTTTATGCGCCCTGATTTTTGAGTGTGTGGGCACCTTCTTTCTGTGGGGGCGACGGGTGGCGGCCGGCTTTGAGATCATCATCGTCCTCAGCAGTTTTTATGCTGTCATTGTCATGACGTTGAAG GGAGTGAGTCAGCGGTACATTCTACCGGGTTTTGGAAACGCCATCTTTGATCCCTTGCTGGTACCAACCACAGCAAGCGCCTCCGCCAGGAGGATCGAGAGGAAGAAGAACACCATTTATGCAGAACCCATGGGTATGGGTTATCTTGGCAACGTCGTTCCCGCGGCTGTTCTCGTCTTCCATCACCTTGGTTACTTCCAG GATTTCCGTCCTGCCATGGCCATGTTCCTGTTCAGCGTGTTGTGTCACATCCTGGCGTCATTCTACGCCTTTCTGCGTCACGACTTTTTCCACGCCGTGCAGTTCGCTGTGTACTTCGTGTTCTGGATGTCACGTGGCATCCTGCAGCTCTTCATGTCGCTGGACGGCTTCCAGAATGTGGCGCTGGTGTGGCGGATCAATTTCTACGGGCAGTGGGCCATCATCTTCCTCCTCATCGTCATCACCTTCTCCTCCATCATCTTTGCCAGG GTGGTGTTCTTCTACAACCTTTACTTCGTCTTCGTGGCCATCATGTCTGTGGACCACATCCCAGTCTTTGCCCACAACTTTACCTTTGGTGTACCTGCCGCCGTGTTGGCCATCGTTAGTCTCTACCTGGGCATGGCACACCTGGAGAACTCCATCGCCGAGAAGCCCGTCATGTGGCTGGGCAGTGAGCTGGTCAACGAGGTCACCTTGACCAAGTTTCTGGACCGCATCATGTCTCGCTTCCA ACCGTCCAACAAGAAGAACGACTACACGGAAGAGATCACCATGGACCTCAAGACGGTGGACACTCTGGGCTGGGTGGGCAGCTCCGTGGCCCTCATCTGTCTGTCCGCCCTGGAGGCCAGTAACGGCGTGTTACCCATCTCATGGATCCTGGTGGCCGGCGTATTCATGCACCTGTACGCTGCCCGTCTGGCCTACGCGGCCGGTACGCTGGCCAAGGCGTACGTCATGACGGTGCTGGCGTCATTCTGGGCCATTTGGGCCACTTTCCTCATCAGCC CTGCATTGGCCGTGAACCTTCAAGGCGCCTCCATCACGGTGCTGGTGCTTTGGACTGTTGCTATGGCAATGACCCCGACCTTCCACAAAGTGTGGATGCCCTTTGCCCTCTTCATGGAGCTGTGTTGTATCGCTCAGGCCGTCACCATGTACAACAGGGAGCCTGCTTGGATGATCCTCGTCACTGGAATACTGGCAG GTGTCGTTGCCATGTACGCAGCTGCGGCTGAGATAATCAACACAACGCTCATGGCAAACTGCATTCCTGTTGGAGAACCCATTTTAGTG GAAAAGATTACCGACAACGGCGGCGACCCATGCGCGCTCTTCTCTTCCCGGCGTTCCTCCAACCTCCGGCGAGTTGTGCGCATGCTCGACGAAGGCAAAGTGGTCGGCGTGCCAACAGACACCGTCTACGCTATCGGAGCCTCCTGCAAGCACCCAGAGTCCATTCTCCGTCTGTACAACGTGAAGGGCCGGCCCCCGGAGAAgcccatctgtctgtgtctgtcttcccTGGACCAGCTTGAGGCCGCCAACCCCCCGTTTAGTCCTCTGCTGTGGAACTTCATGAGGAGGTGCTACCCAGGAG GAATCAGTTGTGTTGTACCGAAGGGAGACTGGCTGAAGCGACTAGGCCTTGGAGAGGCCATACAGTACGTGGGCACGGCGGAGAGCATCTGTATCCGTGTGCCCGACTGCTCCGTGCTGTGCTACATGGTCAGTCTGCACGGACCCATCGCCATCACTTCGGCCAACATCAGCGGTGCTGAGGACAGCACTCACCACTCCATGGTCATCACCACACTCG GTGACAAGCTGGACGCTATAGTGTGTGACGGCGATTCCAACGAAACTGTGGCTTCTACCGTTGTGGACTGCACCCACATTGATGAAA GTGGCATAGCGTACTTCCGAGAAGGCTGCACGCCAAAAGAGTACGTTGACGAATTGTTCCAGGAGGCCAAATCAGACAATGACAACAAGAGCTCTCGCGTGGAAATGACCGACATTATCAACTCCAATGACAAAGCCAGATCCTAA